From one Pontibacillus sp. HMF3514 genomic stretch:
- a CDS encoding spore germination protein: MPSIVGPLKINSVGGGVVNFGDSFYVSPKSSSKTNAGSGALNTGDFICTNNGFSSTNPFDPDIADQPTIANA; this comes from the coding sequence ATGCCATCTATTGTAGGCCCTCTTAAAATTAATAGCGTGGGCGGAGGAGTCGTGAACTTTGGCGATTCTTTCTATGTCTCCCCTAAAAGCTCCTCTAAGACAAATGCCGGTTCAGGAGCTTTAAATACAGGAGATTTCATCTGTACGAATAACGGATTCAGTTCAACGAACCCATTCGATCCTGATATTGCAGATCAACCAACAATTGCAAATGCTTAA
- a CDS encoding spore germination protein GerPE → MNKRISRVGDIRVISLIYSSIIEIGDAVEATPNSRALAVQKEGAIFTDRDFPFNEFPVFTEPYPYFSKKITIDQERVPCNPYIDVKSVHIEGISSSSILQVGNLEYLDAESRVKHFRILREENDDHTDENEQ, encoded by the coding sequence ATGAATAAACGCATATCACGAGTCGGAGATATTCGAGTCATTTCATTAATTTATAGCTCAATCATTGAGATTGGAGATGCAGTAGAAGCAACGCCTAATTCAAGAGCATTAGCTGTACAAAAAGAAGGGGCCATATTTACGGATCGTGACTTTCCATTTAATGAGTTTCCGGTTTTTACTGAACCATACCCTTACTTTAGTAAGAAAATCACTATTGACCAAGAACGCGTACCTTGTAACCCTTATATTGATGTGAAGTCCGTACACATAGAAGGGATATCCTCATCTTCCATTCTTCAAGTTGGAAATTTAGAATACTTGGATGCTGAATCAAGGGTGAAACACTTTCGAATTTTACGTGAAGAGAATGATGATCACACTGATGAAAATGAACAATAA
- a CDS encoding HNH endonuclease, which produces MKDETYCELCRRSPIETTEHHLIPRQFGGAEGPTAQLCIPCHKQVHAWFTNEELAGFYNTLDRLKDHPTMEKYLKFVKKQPTDKKITIKKSNRKKRK; this is translated from the coding sequence ATGAAGGATGAAACCTATTGTGAACTGTGCCGCCGCTCACCTATTGAAACAACGGAACATCATTTGATTCCAAGACAATTTGGTGGAGCAGAAGGACCTACCGCTCAATTATGTATTCCGTGTCATAAACAGGTGCATGCCTGGTTCACGAATGAAGAATTAGCCGGCTTTTACAATACTTTAGATCGACTAAAGGATCATCCAACGATGGAGAAGTACCTGAAATTTGTAAAGAAACAACCCACAGATAAAAAGATAACCATCAAAAAATCGAATCGGAAGAAGCGGAAATGA
- a CDS encoding spore gernimation protein GerPD, protein MKYEVHNCGLNVGNIQIAGVSSSSVFLIGDNEHISLSSIFDTPPESLIVGPFVPLARKEKRTQEKTNHE, encoded by the coding sequence ATGAAGTATGAAGTGCATAACTGCGGCCTAAATGTGGGGAATATTCAAATCGCAGGGGTGTCTTCATCATCTGTCTTTCTAATTGGCGATAATGAACACATATCGTTATCCTCAATATTTGACACCCCTCCTGAATCATTAATTGTCGGTCCGTTTGTTCCTCTCGCTCGTAAAGAAAAACGTACTCAGGAGAAAACAAACCATGAATAA